A part of Gracilimonas sp. genomic DNA contains:
- a CDS encoding enoyl-CoA hydratase/isomerase family protein, translated as MSITQKRISDHILWATIDRPAARNAIDFHVMEELEQLVELLEEEEEIRVFILSGAGEQSFVAGGDLKKFHAIQSREKAMEMSKRMHDIFNRIEQLLCWTVACINGDAYGGGIELMLAFDFRVSVPTVKFGFTQGRFYLVPGWGGLTRLVEKVGKAKAMQWCGKSEVLSANSVLAHGLIENMLRGEDMEAEVLEWTEKLTKNDRKFIKTLKEGASRFSPQRKEALEAEIEPFAELWVDDKHIKRVERFMNKKQ; from the coding sequence ATGAGTATTACACAAAAACGCATTTCTGATCATATTTTATGGGCAACCATCGACAGGCCGGCCGCTCGAAATGCTATCGACTTTCATGTGATGGAAGAGCTGGAACAATTGGTTGAGTTGTTGGAAGAGGAAGAGGAAATCAGGGTATTTATTTTAAGCGGCGCAGGAGAGCAGTCATTTGTAGCCGGGGGAGACCTTAAAAAATTTCATGCCATACAATCCAGGGAAAAAGCGATGGAGATGTCGAAGCGAATGCATGATATTTTCAACCGGATTGAACAGCTGCTTTGTTGGACAGTTGCCTGTATAAACGGCGATGCTTATGGCGGAGGTATAGAGCTGATGTTGGCCTTCGACTTCAGGGTATCGGTTCCGACAGTAAAGTTTGGATTTACGCAAGGGCGTTTTTACTTAGTGCCCGGCTGGGGGGGATTAACCAGACTCGTAGAAAAAGTTGGTAAAGCGAAAGCCATGCAGTGGTGCGGGAAGTCTGAAGTTCTTTCAGCCAACAGTGTGCTGGCACATGGATTAATCGAAAATATGTTAAGGGGTGAAGACATGGAAGCGGAAGTTCTTGAATGGACAGAAAAGCTCACCAAAAATGACCGAAAGTTTATTAAAACCCTCAAAGAAGGAGCATCAAGGTTTTCACCACAAAGAAAAGAAGCACTTGAAGCAGAAATAGAGCCTTTTGCTGAACTCTGGGTTGATGATAAACACATCAAAAGGGTTGAGCGGTTTATGAACAAGAAGCAGTAA